In a single window of the Bactrocera dorsalis isolate Fly_Bdor chromosome 2, ASM2337382v1, whole genome shotgun sequence genome:
- the LOC105225860 gene encoding protein NDUFAF4 homolog translates to MGKVMSMVANKMNRFNVENRAHRILERDKPVPAPKYESNIQDMQRALELDPQLVDKLNKKDLALDDRLKNVYVTSEDKFIDYAAQRTDPNKPLPLSRKTPQDFEYGYREPTRVVAGRCTLRQAMQFITDHQSDPELWTKQRIASDYKLKEEVVGNILHYFKSFNVYIPDKGQKERILSQSSKKLIESKSED, encoded by the exons atggGTAAAGTCATGTCAATGGTCGCCAATAAAATGAACCGATTCAATGTGGAAAATAGGGCACATCGCATATTAGAGCGTGACAAACCTGTGCCGGCACCGAAATATGAATCCAATATTCAGGATATGCAACGAGCTCTTGaat tGGATCCGCAGCTGGTTgataaactaaacaaaaaagattTAGCGTTGGATGAtcgattaaaaaatgtttatgtaacTTCCGAGGATAAATTT ATTGACTATGCTGCACAACGCACAGACCCTAATAAACCGCTTCCATTAAGTAGAAAAACTCCACAAGATTTCGAGTATGGATACAGAGAACCAACACGGGTTGTGGCAGGTCGTTGTACACTGCGGCAAGCGATGCAATTCATAACAGACCATCAAAGTGACCCAGAATTGTGGACGAAACAAAGAATTGCGTCAGACTATAAGTTGAAGGAAGAAGTTGTTG gtaacattcttcattattttaaaagctttaaCGTGTACATCCCAGATAAAGGTCAAAAGGAACGTATTCTGTCCCAATCCAGTAAGAAATTAATTGAAAGCAAGTCAGAAGATTAA
- the LOC105225861 gene encoding WD repeat-containing protein 61 — translation MFSLLHKEEAAHDDGIWSCSWGRLHPEEEQSENNADPEKDPNASNDSMYGKKKPEPVDFIVTGGLDDLVKVWDIRDDDQLKLRHTLKGHSLGVVSVAVSPDGKTIASSSLDSSLCFWDSKTGQQKHLLSFGPVDLWTVAFSPCNNYVISGSNDGKISMYSVETGKVEQVLDPQNGKFTLSIAYSPDGKYIASGAIDGIITIFDVAAGKVAQTLEGHAMSVRSLCFSPNSQMLLTASDDGHMKLYDVAHSDVAGTLSGHASWVLCVSFSEDGKHFASSSSDMSVKIWDFAERKCMHTFSEHSDQAWGVKYSLSDDKVISVSEDKSLNLYNCPPNIIV, via the exons ATG TTCTCCCTGTTGCATAAAGAAGAGGCTGCACACGACGATGGA atttGGTCATGCTCTTGGGGACGCTTACACCCAGAGGAGGAACAATCCGAAAATAATGCTGACCCAGAAAAAGATCCGAACGCTAGTAATGATTCAATGTACGGTAAAAAGAAGCCTGAACCGGTTGATTTTATTGTGACCGGCGGGCTGGATGATTTGGTGAAAGTGTGGGATATTCGAGATGATGACCAATTAAAGctacgtcacaccttgaagggaCATTCTTTAGGTGTTGTTTCTGTGGCTGTCAGTCCAGATGGAAAAA caATCGCGAGTAGTTCTTTAGACTCTAGTCTTTGCTTTTGGGATTCTAAAACTGGGCAACAAAAGCATTTGCTTTCGTTTGGGCCGGTTGATCTGTGGACAGTAGCTTTTTCTCCCTGCAACAACTATGTGATTTCGGGATCTAATGATGGGAAAATTTCAATGTATAGCGTTGAAACTGGAAAGGTGGAGCAAGTATTAgatccccaaaatggaaaatttaCGCTAAGCATTGCCTAT AGTCCAGATGGAAAATACATAGCAAGTGGTGCTATAGATGGCATTATTACTATATTTGATGTGGCTGCAGGCAAAGTGGCGCAAACTTTGGAAGGTCACGCCATGTCGGTTCGAAGCTTGTGCTTTTCACCAAACTCGCAGATGTTGCTAACTGCTTCAGATGATGGACATATGAAACTATAcgatgt AGCTCATTCGGACGTCGCTGGGACATTATCTGGTCACGCCTCATGGGTGTTGTGTGTTTCGTTCTCCGAAGATGGTAAACATTTTGCTTCTTCTTCTAGTGATATGAGCGTAAAAATTTGGGATTTCGCCGAACGCAAATGCATGCATACATTTTCAGAACATAGTGACCAAGCTTGGGGAGTAAAATACAGCTTATCAGATGACAAAGTTATATCTGTATCGGAAGACAAATCTTTGAATTTGTATAATTGTCCGCCTAACATTATTGTTTaa